GGGCCGCGCGGAGGAATGCTCGGGCCCCTGCCCCTCATGCCCGTGCGGCAGCAGCATGACGAGGCCCGACATGCGCAGCCACTTCGTCTCGCCCGAGGCGATGAACTGGTCGATGATGACCTGGGCGCCGTTCGCGAAGTCGCCGAACTGCGCCTCCCACAGCACCAGCGTCTTGGGGTCGGCCAGCGAATAGCCGTAGTCGAAGCCGAGGACGCCGGCCTCGCTGAGCAGGGAGTTGAAGGCCTCGAAGCGGGCCTGACCCTCACGGATGTGGTTCAGCGGCGCGTATTCGCGCTGGTCGGTCTGGTCCACCAGCACGCAATGGCGGTGGCTGAAGGTGCCACGCTGCACATCCTCGCCCGAGAGGCGGACACGATGGCCTTCCAGCAGGAGGGTGCCGAAGGCCAGCGCCTCGCCGGTCGCCCAGTCCAGGCCTTCGCCGGTCTCGATCGCGGTCTTCTTGGCTTCGAGCTGGCGGACGATCTTGGAATTGGCGTTGAAATCGGCCGGCACGCGGCAGAGCGCGCCGCCCACCTCGCGCAGCGTGTCGAGGCTCACGGCGGTGTCGTGCAGCTGCTCCACCTGGTCGGTGCTGCCCACGGCCTTGAGGCCGGACCAATGCCCCTCCAGCCAGTCCGCCTTGTTGGGCTTGAAGCTGGCGGCGGCCTCGAAGGCTTCCTCCAGCTTGGCATTGAAGGCGTCCTGGATGGCCTGCGCGTCCTCGGCGGTCACCGAACCCTCGGCGGCCAGGCGCTCGGCATAGAGGGTCCGCGTCGTCTTCATCTGGCGGATGCGGCTGTACATGGTGGGCTGCGTGAAGGCGGGCTCGTCGCTCTCGTTATGGCCGTGGCGGCGATAGCAGACGATGTCGAGCACGATGTCCGCCTGGAAGCGCATGCGGAACTCGGCGCAGAGCTGCGCGCACCACACCACCGCCTCGGGGTCGTCGCCATTCACATGCAGGATCGGCGCCTGGATCGCCTTGGCCACGTCGGTGCAGTAGAGGCCGGAATAGGCATGCGCCGGCACGGTGGTGAAGCCGATCTGGTTGTTGGTGACGATGTGGATCGTGCCGCCCGTGCGGTAGCCGATGAGCTGGCTCATCGCCAGCGTCTCATAGACCAGGCCTTGGCCGGCGAAGGCGGCGTCGCCATGCAGCAGGATGCCCATGACGCTGCTGCGCGTCTTCACATCGCCCGCCATGTCCTGCCGCGCGCGCACCTTGCCCGCGACGACGGGGTTCACCGCCTCGAGGTGCGAGGGGTTCGGCTGGAGGGACAGGTGGACCTTGCGGCCCTCGATCTCGACATCGGTCGAGGTGCCGAGGTGGTACTTCACATCGCCCGAGCCCTGCACATCATCGGGCTTGAAGGACGATCCCTTGAACTCCGAGAAGACCTGCATGTAGGGCTTCTTCACGACGTTCACGAGCATGTTCAGCCGCCCGCGATGCGCCATGCCGATGGCGATTTCCTTCACGCCCTCGCGCGCCGCGGTCTCGATCACGGTCTGTACGGCGGGGATGGTGCTCTCGCCGCCCTCCAGGCCGAAACGCTTGGTGCCGACATACTTCTTCGCGCAGAAGGCCTCGAAGCCCTCGGCCTCGGTGAGCTGCAGCAGGATCTGGCGCTTCTGGGCCGGGGTGAAGCCGGTCACCCAAGGCGCGCCCTCGACGCGCTGCTGGATCCAGGACTTCTGGTCCGGATCCTGGATGTGCATGAACTCGACGCCGATCGGACCGCAATAGGTGGCGCGGACGCGCTGCATGATCTCACGCACCGTGGCGGTCTCGAGGCCGAGCACGTTGTCGATGAAGATGCGGCGGTCGAGATCGGCCTCGGAGAAGCCCCAGAAGGCGGCGGAAAGCTCGGGGTGGGCCGGCGGCACCTGCAGGCCCAGCGGGTCCAGCTTCGCTTCCAGATGGCCACGCACGCGGTAGGAGCGGATGAGCATCAGGGCCCGGATGCTGTCCAGCACGGCGCGCCGGGTTTCCTCGGGGTCGGTCGCGCGGGCCTGGCCGGCGGCGCCGCCCTTGGGCGCGGGCTTCGCTTCCTCGGGCGGCGCGAAGCCACCGCGCGGCCGCGGCGCCCAGGAGGCGCCCATGGCATCCGTCAGGACGGCGCGGGCGTCATCGTTCAGCGCGGCGAAAAGCTCGGCGAAGGAAGGGTCCACGGAGCCGGGATTCTCGACCCAGCGGGCGTAGGTGTCAGCGAGATAGGCGGCATTGGCCCCGTTCATCGCGCTCGCGAGGATGTCCACTCCGGCCATTCTTTTTCCACGGGCGCGTCTTGCGGCGGCCCGGCCCTTCCTTGTTCACGGCATTCCAGCCTCAGCCTGAGGCTGGGCGGATTCCGGTGAACATAGACCTAAGGATGGGACAGGGGCAGCCCCTCTCCGCATGGGAGAGTTGAGGAAATCGGCGTTCTGAAAGAGCAATGAAAACAACGAAAAAGGGCCGGACGAATCCGGCCCTTTCCTGACTTTCAAACTCGGAAATTCAGCCCTTGAGGGCGCGCACCATGGTCGAGCCCAGGCTCGCCGGCGTGTCGGCGATATGGATGCCCGCCTCGGCCATCGCCGCCATCTTGGCGGCCGCCGTGTCCTTGCCGCCCGAGATAACCGCGCCCGCATGGCCCATGCGGCGGCCCGGAGGCGCCGTGGCGCCGGCGATGAAGCCCACCACCGGCTTGTTCGGCTTGCCCGGCCCGAAATTCTCGGACTTCAGGAACTCCGCCGCCTGGATTTCCGACTGGCCGCCGATCTCGCCGATCATGATGATGGACTTGGTCTCGTCATCCGCCAGGAACAGCTCCAGCACGTCGATGAAATCCATGCCCTTCACCGGGTCACCGCCGATGCCGACGCAGGAGGACTGGCCGAGGCCCGCCGCCGTCGTCTGCGCCACCGCCTCATAGGTCAGCGTGCCCGAGCGGGAGACAATGCCCACCGAGCCGCGGCGGTGGATATGGCCCGGCATGATGCCGATCTTGCAGGCATCCGGCGTGATCACGCCCGGGCAGTTCGGCCCGATCAGGAGCGAGGAGGAGCCATCCAGCGCGCGCTTCACCTTCACCATGTCGAGCACGGGGATGCCCTCGGTGATGCAGATGATCAGCGGCATCTCGGCATCGATGGCTTCCAGGATGGAGTCCGCCGCGAAGGCCGCCGGCACGTAGATGACCGAGGCATTGGCGCCGGTCGCTTCCTTGCACTCGGCCACCGTGTTGAAGACCGGCAGGTTGAGCGTGGGGTGCATGGTGCCGCCCTTGCCCGGGGTCACGCCGCCCACATAGGTGGAGCCGTAGGCGATGCCCTGGCTCGCGTGGAAGGTGCCCTGCGCGCCGGTGAAGCCCTGCGTCATCACGCGCGTGTTCTTGTCAACGAGAATGGCCATGGACTTAAGCCCCCTTCACGGCGGCGACGGCCTTCTGGGCAGCGTCGGCAAGGTTGTCGGCCGCGATGATCGCGAGGCCGGATTCCGCCAGGATCTTCTTGCCCAGCTCCACATTCGTGCCCTCGAGGCGCACGACCAGCGGCACCTTGAGCGAGAGGTTCTTCGACGCCTCGACGATGCCCGTCGCGATCATGTCGCACTTGGCGATGCCGCCGAAGATATTGACCAGGATGGCCTTCACATTCACGTCGGAGGTGATGATGCGGAAGGCCTGCGTCACGCGCGCACTGTCCGCCGTGCCGCCGACATCGAGGAAGTTCGCCGGCGAGGAGCCGTAGAGCTTGATGATGTCCATGGTCGCCATGGCCAGGCCCGCGCCATTCACCATGCAGCCGATCTCGCCATCCAGCGCCACGTAGTTCAGGTCGTTGTTGGTGGCGTCGAGTTCCTTCGGGTCCATCTCGCTGTCATCGCGCAGCGCTTCCAGGTCCTTGTGGCGGAACAGGGCGCTGTCATCGAAGGAGACCTTGGCGTCCAGCGCCACCACGTCGCCGGCCTTGGTGACGACCAGCGGGTTGATCTCGACGATGGCGCAGTCGAGCTCGAGGAAGGCCTTGTACATGGCGTCCACGAACTTCACGAAGCTGCCGACCTGCTTGCCCTCGAGGCCGAGGCCGAAGGCGAGCTTGCGGCCATGGAAGCCGGAAATGCCCGAGGCCGGGTCGATCGCGACCTTCATGATCTTCTCGGGGTGGTGCTCGGCCACCTCCTCGATCTCCATGCCGCCTTCGGTCGAAGCCATGATGACGACGCGCGAGCTGTCGCGGTCCACCAGCAGGGAGAGATACAGCTCACGCGCGATGTCGCAGCCCGCTTCCACATAGACGCGGCTGACCAGCTTGCCCTCGGGCCCGGTCTGCTTGGTGACCAGCGTCGAGCCGATCATCGCCGCGGCGGCCGCCTTGGCCTCCTCCGGCGACTTGGCGAGGCGCACGCCGCCCTTGCCGTTGGGGTCATTGGTGAAGCGGCCGGCGCCGCGGCCACCCGCATGGATCTGGCTCTTCACGACATAGATCGGGCCGGGCAGCTTCTTCGCCGCCGCCTCGGCCTCGTCGCCGTTCCAGGCCACATGGCCTTCGAGGACGGCCACGCCGTAGCGGCGCAGCAGCTCCTTCGCCTGGTATTCGTGGATGTTCATGCTCGGGTGGTCCTTCGGGTCAGCTCAGATTTCCTGTGGCGAGCGCGCGCGACCAGTCATCCCGGCCGTGGCGCGCCGCCTCGGACGCGGCGGCGTCCCAGTCATACTCGATCGCGTGGAAGTTGACACGCCATGCACTGCCGCGCCGCTCCAGCAGCGCCCAGCGGGCGTGCGGGGAGCCTGCCTGCATCACATGCGGAAAGGGCGTGGTGTCGGTATAGGCCGGCTGCCCGACGGAGCCCGGATTCACCACCAGCCGCCCATCGCGCAGCTGCATCGCATGGGCGCGATGCGTGTGCGCCGTCAGCACCAGGCTCTCGCCCGCCGGCTTCGGCAGCAGGACTTCCACCTCGCCCGGCACGCGCTCGCGGATGCCGTGGCGGGTGGATTCATGCATCACATAGGTGAGGTCATCGTCGGGCAGGCTGTGCATGCCGAGGATGCCCTCGCCGCGCCAGGTCATCGGACGCGCCCCGAGAGCCGCGCGCTGCGCGGCGGAGAGCCGTGCCTGGGTGAAGCGGTCCGTCGTGCCCAGCGTCTCGGGCGCACCCTCGGCCACCCAGCGGTCGTGATTGCCCCGCACCGAGACGGCGCCGGTCGCGGCGAGCATCTCATAGGTCTCGGCGGGCCAGAGCGGCCCAGAGACCGCGTCGCCCAGCTCGATCAGCAGATCGGGCCGGGCGGCGGCGACGGATTCCAAAACCGCCGCCAGGGCCAGGCGGTTGCCGTGCACATCGGCGATGACGGCAACCCGCATGGGCTGCCTCAGACGCCGAGCGCCTTGAAGTCCTCGACCAGCTTCTTCACCGCGTCGCAGGACTTGGCGAAGGCCGCCTTCTCTTCCGGCAGGAATTCGACCTCGACGATCTTCTCCACGCCGCCCGCGCCGATCACCACCGGCACGCCGACATAGAAGTCCTTCATGCCGTATTCGCCATTCAGCATCACGGCGCAGGGCAGGACGCGCTTCTTGTCCTTCAGGTAGCTCTCCGCCATCGCCACGGCGGAAGCGGCGGGCGCGTAGAAGGCCGAGCCGCGCTCCAGCAGCTTCACGATCTCGCCGCCGCCATTGGCCGTGCGGTGCACGATGGCGTCGATCTTCTCCTGCGTGGTCCAGCCCATCTTGATGAGGTCCGGCACCGGGATGCCAGCGACGGTGGAGTAGCGCGTCAGCGGCACCATCGTGTCGCCATGGCCGCCCAGCACGAAGGCCGTCACGTCCTCGACGGAGACCTTGAACTCCTCGGCCAGGAAGAGGCGGAAGCGGGCGCTGTCCAGCACGCCGGCCATGCCCACCACCATGTGCGGCGGCAGGCCCGACTTCTGCTGCAGCGCCCAGACCATCACGTCCAGCGGGTTGGTGATGCAGATCACGAAGGCATTGGGGGCGTAGGTCTTGATGCCCTCGGCCACGGTCGCCATCACGCCGGCATTCTTGGTCAGCAGGTCGTCGCGGCTCATGCCCGGCATGCGGGGGAAGCCCGCGGTGACGATGATGACATCCGCCCCCGCGATCGCCGCATAGTCGCTGCCGCCGCTCAGCGCCGCGTCGAAGCCGTCCACCGGGCTCGACTGCGCGATGTCCAGCGCCTTGCCGGCCGCGACACCGCCGAAGACGTCGAAGAGCACGACGTCGCCCAGCTCCTTCAGGCCGATGAGGTGGGCGAGCGTGCCGCCGATGTTGCCGGCGCCGATGAGGGCGATCTTGTTGCGGGCCATGGGGATTCCCTGTTTGCCGTTCTGCTGGCCACACCCCGTGCGGCCTTCCTCAAAGCTGCTCCGGCCAGATTTCCGCCTGGAGCGGGGCAGAGTTACCGCGTTGCAGCAGGCCTGGAAAGACCCGCCATCGGCTCAGCCGATCAGCCCCATCGCCACCGCCCAATGGACGCCCCGAAGGGCCGCCTCCTAGGATCGGCCCCGCCCCGTACCGAACAGGCCCCGAAGGAGACGCCCATGTTCCGCCCCGCTGCCCTCACGCTCCTGGCCGCCATGGCCGCCTCGCCGGCCATGGCCCAGGTGGGCACGGGGTCTTGCAACCCGCATCGCGCCAATGAGGTGCGCTGCGCCGTCCGCATCGACATCCCGGGCGGCAATCGCGTCTATAACGTGGTGATCAACGCCACCCGCATGGGCGCCGAGGCGCGGATGACCACCGACACCTACATCAGCACCTGCGGCTCGGCCGGGCAGATGGTGGGCCGCAGCAACATCGCCAATTCGGGCAGCAGCCGCGTGGCCACCTTCACCAATGAGCGCAACCAGGCCGGCATGGTGGCCCAGGCCCTGGCCGGCTTCTGCGTCGAGACCTTCCTGACCACCTGCTCCAGCAACGGCCAGGCGGCCAATTGCCAGCAGGTGCTCAACCTCGGCGCGACGAAGATCGAGGTGCGCTGAGCCCTTGTCCTCAGGGGGCGCCGCGCGGGGCTGATGCGCCGCGGGCCCCGCCTCCCTCCAGCATCATCAGATCCAAAGGCATCTTCAGGAGATCCCCATGTTCCGCGCCGCGATTGCCTGCATGTTCACCCTCCTGGCGGCCGCGCCCGCCTCGGCACAGCTCGCCACCAATGCCTGCTGGCCGCATCGCAATGACGAGGTGCGCTGCGCCGCCCGGGTGGATATTCCCGCCGGCACCCGGTTCGACGTCACCATCAATGCCACACGCGCCGGTGCGGAGGCGCGCATGCAGGCCGACACCTATGTCAGCATTTGCGGCAGCCGGGGGCGGATGGTCGGTCGCACCAATATCCCCAATTCAGGCACCAGCCGCGTGGCGAGCTTCACGCATGAGCCGAATCCGGTCGAACACTCGGTGCAGAGCGTGGTGGGCTTCTGTGTGGAGGTTTTCCTGGTGAACTGCACCGTGGCCGGCCGAGCCGAGAGCTGCACGAATGCCCTGCGGATCGGGCCAAGCCGCGTCGAGCTGAGCTGGGCGAATTAGCCTCAGCGTCCCTGCGCCGGGCTGAGGCGCGGCGGGCCTGGAGGGGCCCGCCATCGGCCGGGCCGATCCCCGCCATCGCGAGCGCCCGGTTGATGCGCCGCGATGCCCACCCCGACACATCATCAGATGCGAAACGCAGCTTCAGGAGATCCCCATGTACCGAACCGCGCTTGCCTGCCTGCTCACCCTCCTGGCGGCCGCCCCCGCCTCGGCACAGTTCTCCGCCGGCGCCGCCTGCCGGGAGCATGACAACGGCGAGGTCCGCTGCGCCGTCCGGTTGGACAATTCCGCCTACATTGCTCTCAACGTCCTGATCAATGCCACGCGCGTTCGCGGCGATGCGCGGATGCAGGCTGACACCTATGTCAGCACCTGCGGCAGCCCGGGGCGGATGATCGCTCGCACCAACATCGCCAATTCCGGCACCAGCCTCGTGGCGAGCTTCACCCATTCCCCCAATACGCTGGAGTTTGGGGCGCAACTCGCGGCGGGCGCCTGCGTGGAGGTCTTCCTGCTGAACTGCATCGAGGCCGGCCAACGCACGCCCTGCAAGAATGTCATGCAAGCCTTCGCATCCCGCGTCGAGGTTCACATCAGATAGCGCCGCTGCGCCTCCCGCACATGGCCGGAGGGCAGCGCCTCCAGCCCCGGATCGGGCGGCAGCTCCACGCCGAAATGCCGGCCCAGCACCTCCTGGATCAGCTCGTAGCAGCTGCCGATGCGCACCACCTCCATGGTCGTGAAGTCAATCATGGTGGAGGAGCGGCGGTACTGGTGGAATTTCTGCAGCCCGTAATCCACCACGATGTCCGCGCAGCCGCGGATCTCGGGCTGGATGTCCACCGCGCGGAACTTGGTGCCCGTGCCGGTGAGATTGGCCGAGGAGCCGAAAAGCGGCTGCCCCTCCTCGGCCGCCAGGGTCGCCATGCGGTGCTCCAGCGCGCCCACATTCATCAGGATGGCAACCGTGCCGCCCTCGGTGCTGGCGGACAGCGCGCGTTCGCCGAGCCTGCGCAGGAGCGGGTGGTCCGCCCGGAAGGGGCCGATGGCCGAGATCGGCAGGTCGTAATCCTCGACCAGGCAGCGGATCATGCTGTTGGCCCGCGCGGGCAGGGTGTGCACATCCTCATGGATGGCGAGGCTGCCCAGCATGGCGTTGCGCTTGTGCGCCCCCCGCCCCTTGGCGAGGAAGAAGCGCGTCAGCGCCGCCTCGCAGCCCGCCGCGCCGGCATAGCCCACATCGGTCGGGAAGACGGCAACACCCCCCGCCTTCACCACATCCACGATGCGGCGGGCATCGCCCGCGATATCCAGTCTTTCCATGGGCTTCAATCCAGTCGGAGGTTGAGGCCGGGCAGGATGGGCGCCCAGCGCTGGTGTTCGGCGCGGAGCATGGCGGCCGCCTGCTCCGGCGTGGTCGTCATGATGTCGAAGCCAGCGCGGGTGAGCTGCTCGCGCAAGGCCGGCTCGGCCAGCGTCTCCAGCGTCGCGGCGTGCAGCGCCTCGATGATCGGGCGCGGCGTGCCGGCGGGCGCGAAGAGCAGGAAGCGCAGCGCATTGACCACCAGGGGGAAGCCTTCCTCGGCCGTCGTCGGGATGTCCGGTGCCGCCGCCGAGCGCTCGGGCGAGAGCAGCGCGAGCGGCCGTAGCGTGCCGGCCGCGAAATGCGAGCTGACCGCGCCCAGGCTGAAGACGCCAAGCTGCACATGCCCGGCCAGCACATCGTTCAGGGCCGGCCCCCCGCCGCGATACTCGGCCTGGATCATCCGCACCCGGGCTTCCCGCGCGAAGAGCTCGTAGCCCAGATGGTGCGGCGATCCGATGGAGGGGTTGGCGAAGGCGTGCTTCTCCGGCTCGCGCTGCAGCAGCGCCACGAATTCGCGGAGGTTCCGCGCTGGGACATTGGGGTTGATGCCCAGCACGAGCGGCGACTGCGCCAGATAGGTGATGGGCGCGAAATCGCGGAACAGGTCGTAGGAGAGGCGCTGGTAGAGATGCGGGAAGAGCGCGACGTTGTCGGCATTGATGATCAGCGTCTGGCCGTCCGGCGCCGCGCGGGCCGCCATCTCCATGCCGATATTGGTGGCCGCCCCGCCCCGGTTCTCGATGACGAGCGGCTGGCCGAGACGCTGGCGCATCCGCTCGGCCCAGGGCCGCGCCAGCGCATCCGTCCCGCCGCCGGGCGGATAGGGGATGATCAGGCGGATCGGACGGTTGGGATAGGCTTGCGCCCGGGCCAGCCCGGGCAGCAGCGTGAATGCCGTGAGCGCGGTTCTGCGGCGCATCCTTTGTCCTCCCCCAGGGGCCCCTTGGGGGCCGCTGGGCGGGAGGCTAGAGCGCCTTGTCCGGACAAGCTAGAGGGCCTTGCCAACCCCCGGGTGATCGGCGCGGGTCAGGATGCCCCGCGCCGATGGTCGTTCTCAGAGCGGAACGCAGCGGGTGATGTCGCTATGGCCGATCGCCATGGTGGCGATGGTGCCGTCCGGGCAGCCCGTCTGGCTGAAGGCGGCGGGCGCGAGGCCACCGGTCCAGCGTGTGGAGGCGGTGCGCGTCGCGGCGGGCGCGCAGGTGCGGCGGCCGTTGCGGGTGGTGCAGGTGGCGACCGCCGTCTGGCGCAGGCCGCGCGTCGTGGTGGCCGCCGGCTGGCGGGCATAGGGCACCGCCGAAGCCTGGCGGGAATTGCCGGCGCGGAGCCGGAGCGCGCTGCTGCCGGACGTCGTGCCGCGCGGCGCCAGAGCCGCCTGACGCTGCGGCGTCGCTGTGCCGCGGCTCGCGGTCGTGCTGCGACCGGCGGTGGCGCTGCGGCTCGCGGTGGTGGTGCGCGTGACACCCGGGCGCGGCGTGGCCGGGCGGCTCGCCGCCGCCGCCGTGCGGGCGGTGCTGGAAGATTGCGCCGAGGTCCGGGAATCCGTCCGGGCCGAAGCGTCTTGCGGCAGAAGGGCAAGCCCCAGGCAAAGGCCCAGAAGGCCCCCAATGAAAGAGCGCATGAAACCCCCGTATCCCGTCTCTCGTGTTACGGCGTATTACGTCAGGGGAGATGAGGCAAGCCCAAATACTCCTGGCTCTGCATTTCCATGAGCCGTGAGGCGGTTCTTTCGAACATCGCGGCATTGTCGCCACGCTCGTAAAGCTCATCCGGCCCCGTCTCGGCCGAGGCCACCAGCTTGCAGCGGTGTTCATAGAGCGCATCCACCAGGGTGATGAAGCGGCGCGCCCGGTCGAAGTTCTCGGGCCCCAGGCGGGGGATGCCGTCCAGCACCAGGGTGTGGAAATGGGTGGCGATGGCCAGGTAGTCCGCCGGGCCCAGCGCCTGGCCGCAGACCGCGTCGAAATCGAGTCGCGCCACGCCGCGCGCCGCCTCGGCGATGGGCACGGGGCGGCCCAGCACCTGCAGGCTGGTCGGCGTGCCGCGCGCCGTGCCGGTGAGTTCCAGGAAGGCCGCATCCAGCGCGCGCTCCGCCCGGCCATCCAGGGGGTGGTGCCAGGTGGGCATGCCGCGGATGCGCTCGCGCCGATAATCCTGCGCGGATTCCAGGTGCAGCACCTCCACGCGGGACTGGATGAGGGCGATGAAGGGCAGGAAGGCGTCCCGCCCCGGCTTGCCCTTGAAGAGGTCCTGCGGGGCCGTGTTGCTGGTCGCCACCACCACCACGCCACGGGCGAAGAGCGCCTCGAAGAGGCGGCCCAGGATCATGGCATCGGTGATGTCATGCACCTGGAATTCGTCGAAGCAGAGCAGCGCCGCCTCGCCCGCGATCGCGTCGGCCAGCGGCGGAATCGGGTCATCGGAGCCCGGATGCGATTGCTTCCAGCGATGGATGCGCTGATGCGCCTCCTGCATGAAGGCGTGGAAATGGATGCGCCGCTTGCGCGCGACCTCGGCCGTTTCGAAGAAGAGGTCCATCAGCATGGACTTCCCCCGGCCCACGGCGCCGACAAGGTAGAGCCCCTCCGGCGTGCCCGGCGGGGCGGCGAGGTCGCCCGAGCCGCGCTTGCCGCCAAAGAGCCGGCCAAACAGGCCGCGCGGAGCGCTCAGCGTGGGCTGCGGGTCATAGCCGCGCAGGATGCGCCAGAGGTTCTGCAGCGTCTCGGCGGCATGGGCCTGGGCGGGGTCCGGGTGCAGCAGGCCCTCGGCCACGCGCGCGCGATAGGCGTTAAGCGGGCCCTGGTTCACGGGAGACAGCGAATTCATGGGCGAAACCGATAGACCCGAAGCCGTGACGGCTCAACCGGTCGGCTCAGCGGAATTCGCGGTAGCGGAAGCTGGTCTCGCCGGCTTCGGCCAGGGCTTCGGCCAGCATGCCGTGATGCGGCGAGAGGGCGCAGGCCGGGTCGGTCGCCGCCGCATCGCCGGTGAGCGCGAAGGCCTGGCAGCGGCAGCCGCCCCAGTCGCGCTCGGCATGCTCGCAGCCCCGGCAGGGCTCGGGCATCCAGCCGGTGCCGCGAAAGGCGTTGAAAGCCGGGCTCTCGCCCCAGGCGGCGGCGAGCGAGGTCTCGCGCACATTGGGGAAGGCCATGCCGGTGATGGATTCGGCGGCATGGCAGGGCAGGATGTTGCCGGCGGGCGAGACGCCCAGGAATCGCCGCCCCCAGCCCCCCATGCAGGCCTTGGGCCGCGCCGCGTGGTAATCCGGCACGACATAGTCGATCACGAGACGCCCGCGATGCGCGGCACGCGCCGCCTCCACGATGCGCGTCGCCTCGTCCAGCTGCGCGCGCGTCGGCAGCAGGGCGGCGCGATTGGCCAGCGCCCAGCCGTAATACTGCACATGCGCGACCTCGATGCGGCCGGCACCCCATTCGAGGGCGATCTCGATCAGCCGGGGCAGGTTATGCAGGTTCTGCCGGTGCACCACGGCATTGAGCGTGAGCGGCAGGCCCGAGGCCGTCACCAGCGCCGCGGCCACCCGCTTCTTGGCCATGGCCCCCTTCATGCCGCCGATGCGCTCGGCCCCCGCCTCCTCCGCGTCCTGCACGGAGAGCTGGACGTGATCGAGCCCGGCTTCGACCAGCCGGCCCATCAAGGGCGCGTCCAGCAGCACGCCCGCCGTGATCAGGTTGGTGTAGAGTCCGGCCGCGCGCGCGGCGGCCACGATCTCCACGATGTCCCGCCGCGCCGTGGGCTCGCCGCCCGAGAGATGGATCTGCAGGCAGCCCAGCGCCGCAGCCTCGTTGAACACGCGCGCCCATTCGGCGGTGGAAAGCTCCGCACTGGCGCGCGTCAGCTCAGCCGGGTTGGAGCAGTAGGGGCAGCGCAACGGGCAGCGATGCGTCAGCTCGGCCAGGAGGGCAAGCGGCGCGTCAGCCACGCCGAAGCGCGCCCCGGGCGATCAGGTCGTCCAGCATCGCCGCCACATCGGCGCCGATCACCTCCTCGGGGGCGGCGAACTTCTCCACCAGCGCGGCCACGATCGCCGCCTCGTTCCGCGCGCCATCCACCAGGCGCAGCACTTCGAGCGCGATCTCGTCCGGGATGAACATCAGCTCCGGCGCCATGATGATCCAACGGCCGCGCGCCTTGTCCTCCTGCAGGCGGACGCCGGGGGCGAAGCGGATGGCACTCATGGCCGGAACGCCCCCGGCGGGACGAGCCGCGGCTCGACATAGGCGAGGTGCAGCGCATCGAGCTGCGCCCAGAGCAGGTCGCACTTGAAGCGCAGCGCGGCGAGGCACTGCTCCTGCTTCTCCCGCGTGTCGGCGTGCTGCTTCACATAGGCCAGCGCGAAATCCACATCCTGCGGCGCCTGGGTGAGGCGCGGATTGAAATAGGCCAGCGTCGCCTCGCTCACGAAGTCGTAGTTGCGCAGCATGCCGGCCACGCGCTGCTGGATGATGTTGGTGGAGAACATCTCCGTCAGCGAGGAGGCGATGGCCTCCAGCACGCTGCGCTCGCGCACGAAATGCACATAGGCGTCCACCGCGAAGCGCGTGCCGGGCAGCAGGCCGCGCAGCGAGGTCAC
This region of Sediminicoccus rosea genomic DNA includes:
- a CDS encoding 2-oxoglutarate dehydrogenase E1 component — its product is MAGVDILASAMNGANAAYLADTYARWVENPGSVDPSFAELFAALNDDARAVLTDAMGASWAPRPRGGFAPPEEAKPAPKGGAAGQARATDPEETRRAVLDSIRALMLIRSYRVRGHLEAKLDPLGLQVPPAHPELSAAFWGFSEADLDRRIFIDNVLGLETATVREIMQRVRATYCGPIGVEFMHIQDPDQKSWIQQRVEGAPWVTGFTPAQKRQILLQLTEAEGFEAFCAKKYVGTKRFGLEGGESTIPAVQTVIETAAREGVKEIAIGMAHRGRLNMLVNVVKKPYMQVFSEFKGSSFKPDDVQGSGDVKYHLGTSTDVEIEGRKVHLSLQPNPSHLEAVNPVVAGKVRARQDMAGDVKTRSSVMGILLHGDAAFAGQGLVYETLAMSQLIGYRTGGTIHIVTNNQIGFTTVPAHAYSGLYCTDVAKAIQAPILHVNGDDPEAVVWCAQLCAEFRMRFQADIVLDIVCYRRHGHNESDEPAFTQPTMYSRIRQMKTTRTLYAERLAAEGSVTAEDAQAIQDAFNAKLEEAFEAAASFKPNKADWLEGHWSGLKAVGSTDQVEQLHDTAVSLDTLREVGGALCRVPADFNANSKIVRQLEAKKTAIETGEGLDWATGEALAFGTLLLEGHRVRLSGEDVQRGTFSHRHCVLVDQTDQREYAPLNHIREGQARFEAFNSLLSEAGVLGFDYGYSLADPKTLVLWEAQFGDFANGAQVIIDQFIASGETKWLRMSGLVMLLPHGHEGQGPEHSSARPERYLQLCAERNMRICNFTTPANYFHALRRQLKANYRKPLVVMTPKSLLRHKLAVSSLAEFGPGSAFRYVIPEVDAIAPEERVKRVVLCTGKVYYDLLQERREKGVNDVALIRLEQLYPFPANSLALALAPYKNAEIVWCQEEPENMGAWHFVDRRIEKVLSDLGATGRRPVFIGREEAASPATGLAKVHQTQQDALVRQALGL
- the sucD gene encoding succinate--CoA ligase subunit alpha, producing the protein MAILVDKNTRVMTQGFTGAQGTFHASQGIAYGSTYVGGVTPGKGGTMHPTLNLPVFNTVAECKEATGANASVIYVPAAFAADSILEAIDAEMPLIICITEGIPVLDMVKVKRALDGSSSLLIGPNCPGVITPDACKIGIMPGHIHRRGSVGIVSRSGTLTYEAVAQTTAAGLGQSSCVGIGGDPVKGMDFIDVLELFLADDETKSIIMIGEIGGQSEIQAAEFLKSENFGPGKPNKPVVGFIAGATAPPGRRMGHAGAVISGGKDTAAAKMAAMAEAGIHIADTPASLGSTMVRALKG
- the sucC gene encoding ADP-forming succinate--CoA ligase subunit beta, yielding MNIHEYQAKELLRRYGVAVLEGHVAWNGDEAEAAAKKLPGPIYVVKSQIHAGGRGAGRFTNDPNGKGGVRLAKSPEEAKAAAAAMIGSTLVTKQTGPEGKLVSRVYVEAGCDIARELYLSLLVDRDSSRVVIMASTEGGMEIEEVAEHHPEKIMKVAIDPASGISGFHGRKLAFGLGLEGKQVGSFVKFVDAMYKAFLELDCAIVEINPLVVTKAGDVVALDAKVSFDDSALFRHKDLEALRDDSEMDPKELDATNNDLNYVALDGEIGCMVNGAGLAMATMDIIKLYGSSPANFLDVGGTADSARVTQAFRIITSDVNVKAILVNIFGGIAKCDMIATGIVEASKNLSLKVPLVVRLEGTNVELGKKILAESGLAIIAADNLADAAQKAVAAVKGA
- a CDS encoding metallophosphoesterase family protein, translating into MRVAVIADVHGNRLALAAVLESVAAARPDLLIELGDAVSGPLWPAETYEMLAATGAVSVRGNHDRWVAEGAPETLGTTDRFTQARLSAAQRAALGARPMTWRGEGILGMHSLPDDDLTYVMHESTRHGIRERVPGEVEVLLPKPAGESLVLTAHTHRAHAMQLRDGRLVVNPGSVGQPAYTDTTPFPHVMQAGSPHARWALLERRGSAWRVNFHAIEYDWDAAASEAARHGRDDWSRALATGNLS
- the mdh gene encoding malate dehydrogenase, producing the protein MARNKIALIGAGNIGGTLAHLIGLKELGDVVLFDVFGGVAAGKALDIAQSSPVDGFDAALSGGSDYAAIAGADVIIVTAGFPRMPGMSRDDLLTKNAGVMATVAEGIKTYAPNAFVICITNPLDVMVWALQQKSGLPPHMVVGMAGVLDSARFRLFLAEEFKVSVEDVTAFVLGGHGDTMVPLTRYSTVAGIPVPDLIKMGWTTQEKIDAIVHRTANGGGEIVKLLERGSAFYAPAASAVAMAESYLKDKKRVLPCAVMLNGEYGMKDFYVGVPVVIGAGGVEKIVEVEFLPEEKAAFAKSCDAVKKLVEDFKALGV